AGCCGCACGCTTGGCCCCTGGGCGTTCGCCGTCACTCTGGCCTGGGACATGGGCAAAGGCGGGCTGGCGGTTTGGGGAACTGAGCGCGTCAACTCCGGCGAATCCCTGAAATGCCTGGCGATGCTCGCCGTCGTCGCCGGCCACATCTGGCCCGCGCAACTTCGCTTCCGCGGCGGCAAAGGCATGGCCACGGCAGCCGGCGCGGCGATCGCTTTGAACCCGTGGGCGATGGTCGGACCGGTGGCGCTGTTTATCCCGCTGGTGGGTTTGCTGAAAAGCACGACGCTGGCAGGTCTCGTCGCCTTCACGTCCCTTCCTTTCGTGAGCGGATTCTTGAGGAATTCCGGTTGGGAGACTCTGGGATTCGCGCTCCTGGCCGCTCTCGTCTTGTTCGCCCATCGCACCAATATCCGGGAAGAACTGGCTGCTCTGGCTGCGGCTCGGAAAAACAGAACCGGATCGTCCCGTTCCCAAGAAACGCCTTTATGAAGCTGCCTGCACCGATCGAGTTCAAAATCGCGACGGAGGATTGGGAGTTTGAACAAATCCACCGCTTGAACTACCGCACGTTCGTGGAGGAGATTCCCCAGCATCAACCGAGTCCGACCGGTTTCTTGGTGGACAGGTTTCACGCCGAAAATACCTACATCATCTGCGTGTCCGGCCGGCAACTCATCGGGATGCTCGCGGTGCGCAGCAAACGGCCCTTCTCGCTGGATCAGAAGTTGCCCCGGCTTGACGATCATTTGCCGCCGGGAAGGTCGGTTTGCGAGATCCGGCTGCTGGCGGTGGAGAAAAACTATCGCATGGGCCAGGTCTCGCTCGGACTGCTCAAATACGCCGGGGAATACTGCGTCCGGCAAGGCTACGACATGGCGGTGATTTCAGGGACCACGCGGCAACAG
The DNA window shown above is from Verrucomicrobiota bacterium and carries:
- a CDS encoding glycerol-3-phosphate acyltransferase, with the translated sequence MASLAEISAIHIGYALTVFGACYALGCITLGYYLVWMTTGQDVRQSGSGNVGARNVSRTLGPWAFAVTLAWDMGKGGLAVWGTERVNSGESLKCLAMLAVVAGHIWPAQLRFRGGKGMATAAGAAIALNPWAMVGPVALFIPLVGLLKSTTLAGLVAFTSLPFVSGFLRNSGWETLGFALLAALVLFAHRTNIREELAALAAARKNRTGSSRSQETPL
- a CDS encoding GNAT family N-acetyltransferase → MKLPAPIEFKIATEDWEFEQIHRLNYRTFVEEIPQHQPSPTGFLVDRFHAENTYIICVSGRQLIGMLAVRSKRPFSLDQKLPRLDDHLPPGRSVCEIRLLAVEKNYRMGQVSLGLLKYAGEYCVRQGYDMAVISGTTRQQKLYKHLGFVPFGPLVGSGEALFQPMYLTREAFEANTKDFAAAEAREAQSNRPWA